The window TCATCTTCTAGCCCAAAGGCTCAAAACCACAGTCACAGAAGTCTCTCCGCTACTCCATCAAATTCAAAAACAGTTAAGAGGAAGGGCAGCCAATAACGTTATTGGCTCGGAAATAATCGAGCAAATTCAAGCTATTTTCGAGTCTCTAGGACTGATGGAATTAGATTCTTTTATCGGTAATCGCCTACCTCTTCTCAATCTCCCCGAAGATGTGTTAGAAGCTCTCAGAAGCGGACAGATCGAATACACTAAAGCTAAAGCGATCGCTACTCTCAAAGATGAAGAACTCAGAAAAGAATTACTCTCTGATGCGATTACCAACTCCCTCTCCCTGAGTCAGATCAAAGAGAAAGTAAATGCTCTCAAACCAGTCAAGCAGAAAGAAGAATTACAAAACCGCTTCGATGTAACCTACAAAATCGCCAAGAAATCAAAACAACTCTGGCAAGACCCAAAAAAGAGAAAGAAACTCGAATCTCTGCTATCTCAGTTAGAACAATTAATTGAATCTGAAGCTAAAAGTGAGGTAAGCAAAACTAAGGACGAATCAACTTCTGAAACCTCAACAGAAGAATCTAAGGAAGAAACGGGACTGACAGATGGGCAACTAGCAGAACTTTTGGGTGTCAGCAATCTTTTAATTAGTGATTATCGAGTTAAGGGACAAAAACCTAGAGGACAAGTTTTAGCTAAAGCATTAACCGAACAATGGGAAGTGAAAGGAGAGGTTTGGGTGCAGAAAAGTTAGAAAGCCACTTGAGAAATTGTTTATTAACGGGATTGAAACAAAATGGAATTTCAAGATATCAGTTCGATTAAAGGTTATCACGCTCACGTTTACTTCGACGAAGCGACGGTCGAACAAGCCAAAGCTTTGTGTGAAGAAGCGGGTAAATTATTTGGAGTCACTGTAGGTCGGATGCACCATAGAGCGATCGGCCCTCATCCATGTTGGAGTTGTCAGCTTGCTTTTAATCACGAGCAGCATACAGATTTACTAACTTGGCTAGCCTTAAACAGAAACGGTCTGACAGTATTGATTCACCCTTTATCTGGAAACGACCTAAAAGACCATACTGATTATGCCTCCTGGATGGGAGAACCACAGGCTTTGAAACTGAGCGTGCTTGAGTAGAGCGAACACAAAAAAACCTCGGCGCACATACCAAGGTTTATTAGAAGAAATCCAATAACTGTTGACGAGAGATTAAAAATTAAGCTCGTTAGCTGACTGCAAATGAAATTAAAACTACGGCTGTAATGAAGCTAGCAGCAATCGCGGCTTGTTTAAAATAGTTCTTTTGTTCCCACACTGTTGGATATTCTTGATAAGTCACTTTGGGTTCAACAGCGTAGTTATTAAGAGTTCCGTTGTCCAATTGAGTGGTGTACATAATTGTTTTTCCTATATTTTGTTCTTTATGTAAATTAATGTAACAATATTGTTTAGTTTTGTAAAGAACATCTTGACAAATAATTTTATATACTCTCTATAAGAATAGTTAATCGAATTAGAGCGAGCGCGCAAATTGCGAACAGATGGTATATGAACAGATTATTTATAGCAATCTATATCGATCTCGAAAACATACCGTGTAGTAAGTTTCAATTAAAAGCTTTAATCAAACAATTAGAATTAGAATCCAATGAAGGCAATAATTCTGCTATCAAGCCCGTTTTCTCGATTAAAAAAGCTTACGGTTTATTAGACTCTATTAATACCGATTTTAAAAAACAACTTTCAGAACTCGGATTTTACATGATTCATACGATCCGAATTGGTGAAAAGAAAAACCGAGCGGATTTGTTTATTAGTATTGACGCTTTCGAGTCTCTATATTTAGATAATCCCAAAATCAATCGCTATATATTTTTAACCAGCGATTCAGATTTTACTGTAATTGGAGAGAAGCTGAGAACTTATGGCAAAGATGTCTGGCTTGTCTGTAGAAAACAAGATAGAGAGCGAGCGATCTTGTCAAACGCCTTCGATAAATTGCTTTACTTAGAAGACTATTATGAATCCGAACGAGATGCCTTTCAAAAAACGGATAACATTGACGAACAAGAGAATGATGAACTTGCCAAAAAAGCTTTTCTTGAAGTACTCAAAACCATCGATCCAGATCGGCTTCCTTGTAATATTTCAGTCATACACGATCGCATGAAATTGTCAGATCCCGGACTCGATATGAGAAATACTAGCTTCAAAAGCTTTAAAACACTGGTTAATTTTTTCGAGGGACAAAAAACGATTGAAACTCAACCAGGAGAAGCCAATCGACCTTGGTTACTTGTTGCTATTCCTCGGGCTGATGAATAATTAATTTTAATTCATTACTTTTTTCTTTCTCTCAAAACCTTCAAGATCTCTTCAACTGGTACTTTCTTATTGTTCAGGGACAGTTTCAAAAAATCTCTTAGCGATCAAAATTTCTCTTTTGCTAAACAAACACCAAATAATAAACCAATGGCAGAAGAACATTTGCATAGTCAAAGTAAAGACTATAAAGTGCAAATTAGAATTACTTCTTCTGAGTGACAGGAGTAACTTCAACTTTTCCTGTTTGAGTACGAGTTACTTGCAGAAACATATCTGTCGTTTCCGCTTCCATCTTGGCAGCTATTTCAGGACAGGGTTTATTAGCATGATAGTTGGGAGCGACTGTTTCAACTTGCTGCCCTTCAACACTGACATTCAAGCGTCCATAGCGTAAGACAGTAGACATCCAAACCAACTCTTTCATAAATCGTTCAAAGCGTCGAATATAGGCTTCTTTTTCTGTATCGATAATTTTGCCCGACTCATCAAATAATTTGTTGACACTGCCAAAGTTGAGGTCGTAAAAAGTGGTTACTAAACCCAACTCACGCATTACAGGTAGTAAACTTTGAATTACTCGCGTCCCTCCAAACGGACTGGCAGAAACTCCACAAATTCCTATAGCCTTATGGATGTACTCTTCTAAATTGGTGTCGAGAACGTGCTTGAGCCAACCAGGGAAGCTGTGATTATATTCTGGAACGACGAGAATCAATCCATCTGCTCGTTCGCAAGTAGCAGCAAACTCAGGAGCTTTAATCTCTTGTCCCGCATCATCTATGGGAAAATGAAGCTGGCGAATGTCAATAAGTTCGGTTTCTACTCCACTCCACTGACTTACCTGCTCTTCTACAAACAAGGCGACAGGTTCGCTCATCCGACCTTGGCGAGTCGTGCCGAGAATCACTGGTATAAATAAGTTAGTCATAGATTTTCTTGGTTGACGACAACAGATAAGACGAAGGCGATCGCTATTTCTTAACCTCTAACAACTCCAAAATTATTCTCACTGGTTGTTTTTCATTATCCATCTTTTCTAATTTTTGCACTAATCGCTTGGGAATATATTTACTCTTTTTATCAATACACTCTCCTTCCCTCCACTCCTCATAGTGATACCAGTATTGCTTGTACTCTTTCCCACTGCGTTTGATGGGTTTGCATTCGATATAACCCGTACCGCATCCTTGTTTGCGCTTTTTATTACTGGGGGGTGTTAATTGTTCCCCCCTATTTATAGAATCTGACTCATTA is drawn from Stanieria cyanosphaera PCC 7437 and contains these coding sequences:
- a CDS encoding ParB/RepB/Spo0J family partition protein yields the protein MARTRKSVEDFIFKGEKNGAVQIVFLTDLKLPALQPRQYFDEAKLQELAQTIKNHGVLEPLLVRSLPRQNQYELVAGGRRYRAAALAGLTEVPVIVLELSDEQALEIAIVENLQREDLNPVEETEGILHLLAQRLKTTVTEVSPLLHQIQKQLRGRAANNVIGSEIIEQIQAIFESLGLMELDSFIGNRLPLLNLPEDVLEALRSGQIEYTKAKAIATLKDEELRKELLSDAITNSLSLSQIKEKVNALKPVKQKEELQNRFDVTYKIAKKSKQLWQDPKKRKKLESLLSQLEQLIESEAKSEVSKTKDESTSETSTEESKEETGLTDGQLAELLGVSNLLISDYRVKGQKPRGQVLAKALTEQWEVKGEVWVQKS
- the psb34 gene encoding photosystem II assembly protein Psb34; amino-acid sequence: MYTTQLDNGTLNNYAVEPKVTYQEYPTVWEQKNYFKQAAIAASFITAVVLISFAVS
- a CDS encoding NYN domain-containing protein; this encodes MNRLFIAIYIDLENIPCSKFQLKALIKQLELESNEGNNSAIKPVFSIKKAYGLLDSINTDFKKQLSELGFYMIHTIRIGEKKNRADLFISIDAFESLYLDNPKINRYIFLTSDSDFTVIGEKLRTYGKDVWLVCRKQDRERAILSNAFDKLLYLEDYYESERDAFQKTDNIDEQENDELAKKAFLEVLKTIDPDRLPCNISVIHDRMKLSDPGLDMRNTSFKSFKTLVNFFEGQKTIETQPGEANRPWLLVAIPRADE
- a CDS encoding DOPA 4,5-dioxygenase family protein, producing the protein MEFQDISSIKGYHAHVYFDEATVEQAKALCEEAGKLFGVTVGRMHHRAIGPHPCWSCQLAFNHEQHTDLLTWLALNRNGLTVLIHPLSGNDLKDHTDYASWMGEPQALKLSVLE
- a CDS encoding NADPH-dependent FMN reductase; the protein is MTNLFIPVILGTTRQGRMSEPVALFVEEQVSQWSGVETELIDIRQLHFPIDDAGQEIKAPEFAATCERADGLILVVPEYNHSFPGWLKHVLDTNLEEYIHKAIGICGVSASPFGGTRVIQSLLPVMRELGLVTTFYDLNFGSVNKLFDESGKIIDTEKEAYIRRFERFMKELVWMSTVLRYGRLNVSVEGQQVETVAPNYHANKPCPEIAAKMEAETTDMFLQVTRTQTGKVEVTPVTQKK